A region of Bradyrhizobium sp. SZCCHNS1050 DNA encodes the following proteins:
- a CDS encoding ABC transporter ATP-binding protein, translating to MSSPLSSERAVATAVRLRGVTKVYESGVAALGPIDLTIAKGEFVSLLGPSGCGKSTALRLIAGLARPSGGAVDVAASASETHPGHRIGFVFQEPTLMPWTSVRDNVGLPLKLAHVPAMEARPRIDAALAQVGLSDFADAFPRELSGGMKMRASLARALVTRPDILLMDEPFAALDEITRFRLNNDLLALWRSLNMTVLFVTHSVFESVYLSQRVLVMTARPGRLSAEIRIDVDSRDDAFRASPDYAAYCRRVSDALAPAYTGVHAL from the coding sequence ATGAGCTCACCCCTTTCGTCCGAGCGCGCCGTCGCGACCGCGGTACGCCTGCGCGGCGTCACCAAGGTGTACGAGTCCGGCGTCGCCGCGCTGGGGCCGATCGATCTGACCATCGCCAAAGGCGAGTTCGTCTCGCTGCTCGGCCCCTCCGGCTGCGGCAAGTCGACGGCGCTGCGGCTGATCGCAGGCCTCGCGCGCCCGAGCGGCGGCGCGGTCGATGTCGCGGCGTCCGCGTCCGAGACGCATCCGGGCCATCGCATCGGCTTCGTGTTCCAGGAGCCGACCTTGATGCCCTGGACCAGCGTGCGCGACAATGTCGGATTGCCGTTGAAGCTTGCGCATGTCCCGGCCATGGAGGCGCGGCCGCGGATCGATGCGGCCTTGGCGCAGGTCGGCCTGTCGGATTTTGCCGATGCTTTCCCGCGCGAATTGTCCGGCGGCATGAAGATGCGCGCCTCGCTGGCGCGGGCGCTGGTGACGCGGCCCGACATCCTGCTGATGGACGAGCCGTTCGCGGCCCTCGACGAGATCACGCGCTTTCGCCTCAACAACGACCTGCTGGCGCTGTGGCGCAGCCTGAACATGACCGTCCTGTTCGTCACCCATTCGGTGTTCGAGTCGGTCTACCTGTCGCAGCGCGTGCTGGTGATGACGGCGCGGCCCGGCCGGCTCAGTGCCGAAATCCGGATCGACGTCGACTCGCGCGATGATGCGTTCCGGGCCTCGCCGGACTACGCCGCATACTGCCGTCGCGTCTCCGACGCGTTGGCGCCGGCCTACACCGGAGTGCATGCGCTGTGA
- a CDS encoding ABC transporter permease: protein MTAWELVVRVNGIQPYVLPGPLLILKTLVADWDILAQSLLTTLVTTLEGFIAAALGGIALALLFNQSRWLEWALFPYAVVLQVTPVIAVAPLLLIYLPQQTAVVVCAWIVGFFPVLSNTALGLNSVDRNLAGLFQLYGASRWQTLRYLKLPAALPYILGGLRIAGGLSLIGAVVAEIAAGSAGAGSGLAYRIAESGYRLNIPRMFAALVLLSVAGIVIYGLLALVSHLVLRRWHESALGKDS from the coding sequence ATGACGGCGTGGGAGTTGGTGGTGCGCGTCAACGGCATCCAGCCCTATGTGCTGCCGGGCCCGCTGCTCATCCTGAAGACGTTGGTTGCCGACTGGGACATTCTGGCGCAGTCGCTGCTGACGACACTGGTCACCACGCTCGAAGGCTTCATCGCTGCCGCGCTCGGCGGCATCGCGCTGGCGCTGTTGTTCAACCAGTCGAGATGGCTGGAATGGGCGCTGTTTCCCTATGCCGTAGTGCTGCAGGTCACCCCTGTGATCGCGGTCGCACCGCTGCTCCTGATCTATCTGCCGCAGCAGACCGCGGTGGTCGTATGCGCCTGGATCGTCGGCTTCTTCCCGGTGCTGTCCAACACCGCGCTCGGGCTCAACTCGGTCGATCGCAATCTCGCCGGCCTGTTCCAGCTCTACGGCGCCTCGCGCTGGCAGACCTTGCGCTATCTGAAACTGCCCGCCGCTCTGCCCTACATTCTCGGCGGTCTGCGCATCGCCGGCGGCCTGTCGCTGATCGGCGCCGTCGTCGCCGAGATCGCCGCGGGCAGCGCCGGCGCGGGCTCAGGGCTCGCCTATCGCATCGCCGAATCCGGCTATCGTCTCAACATACCCCGCATGTTCGCAGCGCTGGTGCTGCTGTCGGTCGCCGGGATTGTCATCTATGGCTTGCTGGCGCTAGTTTCGCACCTCGTTTTGCGGCGCTGGCACGAGAGCGCGCTTGGAAAGGACAGCTGA
- a CDS encoding 2-hydroxyacid dehydrogenase, with protein MAATSSDKIDVLIYGPLRPILEKGFPDGFTVHHATTQADLEALPADVKGRIRGVAVTFHTVKTDAAVMAMLPKLEMIASFGVGYDHIAAAHAGQHGIIVTNTPDVLTEEVADVALGLLIATCREFIKADRFVRSGEWTSKPYPLSVGSLRDRTVGMVGMGRIGQAIARRLEASLVPVVYHSRNPAAGVTNKHYPDLLAMARDVDTLVVIVPGGAGTNKIVNAEVLKALGPRGVVVNVARGSVIDEQALVEALKSGTILGAGLDVFEKEPAVPDALKAMDNVVLLPHIGSAAIVTRNAMDQLVVDNLKVWFAGKPPLTPVPETPVKGR; from the coding sequence ATGGCGGCTACTTCGTCTGACAAGATCGATGTTCTGATCTATGGGCCGCTGCGGCCGATCCTGGAGAAAGGGTTCCCGGACGGCTTCACCGTGCACCATGCGACGACGCAGGCCGATCTCGAAGCGCTGCCGGCGGACGTGAAAGGGCGGATCCGCGGCGTCGCCGTGACCTTCCATACCGTGAAGACCGATGCCGCCGTGATGGCGATGCTGCCGAAGCTGGAGATGATCGCAAGCTTCGGCGTCGGCTATGACCATATCGCGGCCGCCCATGCCGGCCAGCACGGCATCATCGTCACCAACACGCCGGACGTGCTGACCGAGGAGGTCGCCGACGTCGCGCTCGGCCTGCTGATCGCTACCTGCCGCGAGTTCATCAAGGCCGATCGCTTCGTGCGCTCCGGCGAGTGGACGTCGAAGCCCTATCCGCTGAGCGTCGGCTCGCTGCGCGACCGCACCGTCGGCATGGTCGGCATGGGCCGCATCGGCCAGGCGATCGCGCGCCGGCTCGAAGCCTCGCTGGTGCCGGTGGTCTATCACTCGCGCAACCCGGCGGCGGGCGTCACCAACAAGCACTATCCCGACCTGCTCGCGATGGCCAGGGACGTCGATACGCTGGTCGTGATCGTGCCCGGCGGCGCCGGCACCAACAAAATCGTCAACGCCGAGGTGCTGAAGGCGCTGGGGCCGCGGGGCGTCGTCGTCAACGTCGCCCGCGGCTCGGTGATCGACGAGCAGGCTTTGGTCGAGGCGCTGAAGTCCGGGACGATTCTCGGGGCCGGCCTCGACGTGTTCGAGAAGGAGCCGGCGGTGCCGGACGCGCTCAAGGCGATGGACAATGTCGTGCTGCTGCCACACATCGGCTCGGCTGCCATCGTAACCCGCAACGCGATGGATCAGCTGGTGGTCGACAATCTCAAGGTCTGGTTTGCCGGCAAGCCGCCGCTGACGCCCGTTCCGGAAACGCCGGTGAAAGGCCGCTGA
- a CDS encoding AprI/Inh family metalloprotease inhibitor → MIGQWELATTERSKTCVVTLKPDAAPRGQKLELEPGCAAALPFTKDIAGWTVKGLDIVSLQAANGEAVIDFTEVEAGIFEGLRQGEGVYILQNLAAARSLAKSMDQMIGDWAMVRGNGATICSLVLTNNDAGHDNFQVFVKPKCDPMIAAFAPSQWRLEHGQMMLMSDRGETWRFEADDNAQWRLVPDSANPLIMLRQ, encoded by the coding sequence ATGATCGGGCAGTGGGAGCTTGCGACCACCGAGCGCAGCAAGACCTGCGTCGTGACCCTGAAGCCGGACGCGGCGCCGCGCGGGCAGAAGCTCGAGCTGGAGCCGGGCTGCGCCGCCGCGCTGCCCTTCACCAAGGACATCGCCGGCTGGACCGTGAAGGGCCTCGACATCGTCAGTCTCCAGGCCGCCAACGGCGAGGCGGTGATCGACTTCACCGAGGTCGAGGCCGGCATCTTTGAAGGACTGCGCCAGGGCGAGGGCGTCTACATCCTGCAGAACCTGGCGGCGGCGCGGTCGCTGGCGAAATCGATGGACCAGATGATTGGCGACTGGGCGATGGTCCGCGGCAACGGCGCCACGATCTGCAGCCTGGTGCTGACCAACAACGACGCCGGCCACGACAATTTCCAGGTGTTCGTGAAGCCTAAATGCGACCCCATGATCGCAGCGTTCGCGCCGAGCCAGTGGCGGCTCGAGCACGGCCAGATGATGCTGATGTCGGACCGCGGCGAGACCTGGCGGTTCGAGGCGGACGACAATGCGCAGTGGCGGCTGGTGCCCGACAGCGCCAATCCGCTGATCATGCTCAGGCAGTAG
- a CDS encoding PAS-domain containing protein codes for MRELLRRFNRSLPSFSLNDKISAAAAAFAVLVMLSTLGALSALREQRLFYDRLEALSIAARNIERTNALIYAVVMESRGIYMSLDRTVARRYADSQLAKIAQLSKVVDEWESRVTDDDAALFAPFRKRIDQFVAFRTEMARQTISVGSSAARELGDNDENRAVRTALNEDLEKLSRLYSDRTRELGEAADARGMAAFYLGTLGAVIIVLIAAAALALRWGVLMPLLDIARVTDRIAAGRIKLKIPHARRHDEIGRVAHAVETFQNGAFRIQELEQHEVEIERQHADILREHERLERGALSNQQRLDAAVANMAQGLIMLDSFGYVLIVNEQYRKLYGVPASVAKPGAHVREILAHRAKLGLLREKPSEFLAALRERMKARRAEIVEVELADGRIIRISERPMEGGGWIATHEDFTAQRRAERKLVRAEYFLAALLENIPQAVLAKDAQSLRYMFVNRAAERLFGVPRSDIIGRTPGELFSAPTGAILEEAARDQFAEHGDDEPRAHSILTPGNGPRDIVVRRLPVSIGEGEPKYLLSIIEDRTQDQRVAA; via the coding sequence ATGCGTGAGTTGTTGCGCCGGTTCAACAGGTCGCTGCCGTCGTTCAGCCTCAACGACAAGATCTCTGCGGCTGCGGCCGCGTTCGCCGTCCTGGTGATGCTGTCGACACTGGGCGCGCTGTCGGCGCTGCGCGAGCAGCGCCTGTTCTACGATCGGCTCGAAGCGCTTTCCATTGCAGCCCGCAACATCGAGCGCACCAACGCGCTGATCTACGCGGTCGTGATGGAATCGCGCGGCATCTACATGTCGTTGGACCGCACCGTCGCGCGGCGCTACGCCGACTCGCAGCTTGCGAAGATTGCGCAGCTGAGCAAAGTGGTCGACGAATGGGAAAGCCGGGTCACAGATGACGACGCCGCGCTGTTCGCCCCGTTCAGGAAGCGGATCGATCAGTTCGTCGCATTCCGCACCGAGATGGCGCGGCAGACGATCTCGGTCGGATCGTCGGCGGCGCGCGAGCTCGGCGACAATGACGAGAATCGCGCGGTGCGCACCGCGCTCAACGAGGACCTCGAGAAGTTGTCGCGGCTCTATTCCGACCGCACCCGCGAGCTCGGCGAGGCGGCCGACGCGCGCGGCATGGCCGCGTTCTATCTGGGCACGCTCGGGGCGGTGATCATCGTGCTGATCGCGGCCGCGGCGCTGGCGCTGCGCTGGGGCGTGCTGATGCCGCTGCTGGACATCGCCCGCGTCACCGACCGCATCGCCGCCGGCCGCATCAAGCTCAAGATTCCCCATGCGCGGCGCCACGACGAGATCGGACGGGTCGCGCATGCGGTGGAGACTTTCCAGAACGGCGCCTTCCGGATTCAGGAGCTCGAGCAGCACGAGGTCGAGATCGAGCGCCAGCACGCCGACATCCTGCGCGAGCACGAGCGGCTGGAGCGGGGCGCGCTCAGCAACCAGCAGCGTCTGGATGCCGCAGTCGCCAACATGGCCCAGGGCCTGATCATGCTCGACAGCTTCGGCTATGTGCTGATCGTCAACGAGCAGTACCGCAAGCTCTACGGCGTTCCTGCCTCGGTTGCGAAGCCCGGTGCGCATGTACGCGAGATTCTCGCACACCGCGCCAAGCTCGGCCTGCTGCGTGAGAAGCCGTCGGAGTTCCTCGCCGCGCTACGGGAGCGCATGAAGGCGCGAAGGGCCGAGATCGTCGAGGTCGAGCTCGCCGACGGCCGCATCATCCGCATCTCGGAGCGTCCGATGGAAGGCGGCGGCTGGATCGCCACTCATGAGGATTTCACCGCGCAGCGCCGTGCCGAGCGCAAGCTCGTGCGCGCCGAATATTTCCTCGCCGCATTGCTGGAGAACATCCCGCAGGCGGTGCTGGCCAAGGATGCGCAGTCGCTGCGCTACATGTTCGTCAATCGCGCCGCCGAGCGTCTGTTCGGCGTGCCACGCAGCGACATCATCGGCCGCACGCCGGGCGAGCTGTTCTCCGCGCCGACCGGCGCAATCCTCGAGGAAGCCGCCCGCGACCAGTTCGCAGAGCACGGCGACGATGAGCCGCGAGCCCATAGCATCCTCACACCCGGGAACGGTCCGCGCGACATCGTCGTGCGCCGGCTGCCGGTCTCGATCGGCGAGGGCGAGCCGAAATATCTCCTCAGCATCATCGAGGACCGCACCCAGGATCAGCGCGTGGCGGCATGA
- a CDS encoding PLP-dependent aminotransferase family protein, whose protein sequence is MQRATHLGPGTPDSRRGGSRTIAVVDAIRQRLATRALSAGQRLPSIRAFAAAMGVSPATVVEAYDRLAAEGVIRARRGSGFYVADTALPPLALADREPRRPRAVDPFWVSRQSLDAGPGTLTPGCGWLPAEWMPQDALRRAVRALARSAGPVLSDYGGARGSPALRRLLQGRLAGIGIDAFSEQLVLTSSGTQAIDLICRMLLGAGDAVLVDDPCYFNFLALLRAHQARIISVPMTPGGPDIAQFEAILAAERPRLYITNSGLHNPTGATLSLQTAHRLLNAASAHDTIIVEDDIYGDFEPEPSPRLAALDGLTRVILVGSFSKTLSASVRCGYIAARADWIEPLIDLQIATGFGGPGQFAAETLTQVLTSGSYRKHVEELRARLGRARPRVAARLQRIGIAPWLMPRGGFHLWCRLPDGCTAIEVAQAALDEHVVLAPGDVFSAAQSAATMMRFNVAHCEDPRVINALERATKPPAARSLRRQAADSTGG, encoded by the coding sequence ATGCAAAGGGCAACACACTTGGGACCAGGGACGCCCGATTCCCGCCGAGGCGGCTCGCGGACCATCGCCGTGGTCGATGCGATCCGGCAGCGTCTGGCGACGCGCGCGCTCAGCGCCGGCCAGCGCCTGCCCTCGATCCGCGCCTTCGCCGCGGCGATGGGCGTGTCGCCGGCCACGGTGGTCGAGGCCTATGACCGGCTCGCCGCCGAGGGCGTGATCCGTGCCCGGCGCGGCTCCGGCTTCTATGTCGCCGACACGGCGCTGCCGCCGCTGGCCCTCGCCGATCGCGAGCCGCGCCGTCCGCGCGCGGTCGACCCGTTCTGGGTGTCGCGGCAGTCGCTCGACGCCGGACCGGGAACGCTGACGCCCGGCTGCGGCTGGCTGCCGGCCGAGTGGATGCCGCAGGACGCGCTGCGGCGCGCGGTCCGCGCGCTGGCGCGCAGCGCCGGCCCTGTTCTGAGCGATTATGGCGGAGCGCGAGGATCGCCGGCGCTACGACGGCTGCTGCAGGGCCGCCTTGCCGGCATCGGCATCGACGCGTTCAGCGAGCAGTTGGTGCTGACCTCGTCCGGCACGCAGGCGATCGACCTGATCTGCCGCATGCTGCTGGGTGCCGGCGACGCCGTGCTGGTCGACGATCCCTGCTATTTCAACTTCCTCGCGCTGCTGCGCGCGCATCAGGCGCGGATCATCAGCGTGCCGATGACGCCGGGCGGACCCGACATCGCGCAGTTCGAGGCGATACTCGCGGCCGAGCGCCCGCGGCTCTACATCACCAATTCCGGCCTGCACAATCCGACCGGGGCGACGCTGTCGCTGCAGACGGCGCACCGGCTGCTCAACGCCGCGTCGGCGCATGACACGATCATCGTCGAGGACGACATCTACGGCGATTTCGAACCCGAGCCGTCGCCGCGGCTCGCCGCACTCGACGGGCTGACGCGGGTGATCCTGGTCGGCAGCTTCTCCAAGACACTGTCGGCCTCGGTGCGCTGCGGATACATCGCGGCGCGCGCGGACTGGATCGAACCGCTGATCGACCTGCAGATCGCGACCGGCTTCGGCGGTCCCGGACAATTCGCCGCGGAGACCCTGACCCAGGTGCTGACCAGCGGCAGCTACCGCAAGCACGTCGAGGAGCTGCGCGCACGGCTTGGGCGAGCACGGCCGCGCGTGGCGGCACGGCTGCAGCGCATCGGTATCGCCCCATGGCTGATGCCGCGCGGCGGCTTTCATCTGTGGTGCAGGTTGCCGGACGGCTGTACGGCAATCGAGGTGGCCCAGGCCGCGCTCGATGAACACGTGGTGCTCGCGCCCGGCGACGTCTTCAGCGCGGCGCAATCCGCCGCGACGATGATGCGCTTCAACGTCGCGCATTGCGAGGATCCGCGCGTCATCAACGCGCTGGAGCGCGCGACAAAGCCACCGGCCGCGCGTTCGTTGCGCCGCCAAGCGGCCGATTCGACCGGCGGATAA
- a CDS encoding DMT family transporter, with product MKGSIEGWGSGIIGMTIFSGSLPATRAALEGFSPLFLTGARATLAAVLGALCLTLLRQPLPGRRDLMSLAVVSLGVVIGFPLLTALALQHITSAHAIVFVGLLPLSTALFGVLRGGERPRPLFWLFAALGAAAVSGFALSRDGVAAPIGDLAMIAAIVVCGLGYAEGAMLTRRLGGWQVISWALLLSAPLMLSMAVLTLPGASHDITAAAWLGLAYVSVFSMFVGFAFWYRGLARGGTATVGQLQLLQPFLGLGFASLLLHEPVSATMIAAAGIVVLCVAMARRWA from the coding sequence ATGAAGGGATCGATCGAGGGCTGGGGGAGCGGCATCATCGGCATGACGATCTTCAGCGGCTCGCTGCCGGCGACGCGGGCGGCACTGGAGGGTTTTTCGCCGCTGTTCCTGACGGGCGCACGCGCGACACTCGCGGCCGTGCTGGGCGCGCTTTGTCTCACGCTGTTGCGGCAGCCGCTTCCCGGCCGGCGCGACCTGATGTCGCTGGCGGTCGTGTCGCTCGGTGTCGTCATCGGCTTTCCGCTGCTCACCGCCCTGGCGCTCCAGCACATCACCTCGGCCCATGCGATCGTGTTCGTCGGTCTGCTGCCGTTGTCGACCGCCTTGTTCGGCGTGCTGCGCGGCGGCGAGCGGCCGCGGCCGTTGTTCTGGCTGTTCGCAGCACTTGGCGCTGCGGCGGTCTCGGGCTTCGCCCTGTCGCGGGACGGCGTCGCGGCGCCGATCGGCGATCTCGCGATGATCGCTGCGATCGTCGTCTGCGGCCTGGGCTATGCCGAGGGCGCCATGCTCACCCGCCGGCTCGGCGGCTGGCAGGTGATCTCGTGGGCGCTGCTGTTGTCTGCACCGCTGATGCTGTCGATGGCGGTGCTGACGCTGCCCGGCGCGTCACACGACATCACGGCCGCGGCGTGGCTGGGCCTCGCCTACGTCTCCGTCTTCAGCATGTTCGTCGGCTTCGCCTTCTGGTACCGCGGGCTCGCGCGCGGCGGCACTGCGACGGTGGGCCAACTGCAACTGCTGCAGCCCTTCCTCGGCCTCGGTTTCGCGAGCCTGCTGCTGCATGAGCCGGTGTCGGCAACGATGATTGCCGCAGCCGGAATCGTCGTCCTCTGTGTGGCAATGGCGCGCCGCTGGGCATGA
- a CDS encoding JAB domain-containing protein yields the protein MIKDDDHVSSRATVPIPRPHEVDDFRKAAIYQLDSCGATLMHNHPSGDPTPSQADIRMTKTIVEIAKPLGITVHDHIIVGRNGHTSLKSIGVM from the coding sequence TTGATCAAGGATGATGATCACGTTTCGTCACGCGCTACCGTCCCCATTCCCCGTCCCCATGAGGTCGACGATTTTCGAAAAGCTGCAATATATCAATTGGATAGCTGCGGCGCCACGCTCATGCACAATCACCCTTCGGGCGATCCGACGCCGTCGCAGGCCGACATCCGGATGACCAAGACGATCGTGGAGATCGCCAAGCCGCTCGGCATCACGGTTCACGATCACATCATCGTCGGAAGGAATGGCCATACCAGCCTGAAGAGCATCGGGGTGATGTGA
- a CDS encoding helix-turn-helix domain-containing protein — protein sequence MGDRKYLTAEEVSERYRGAVSVGTLRNWRAMRVGPAFVKIGKAVLYPIDQLDAWDKRNMVACVRLDD from the coding sequence ATGGGAGATCGAAAATATCTGACTGCGGAGGAAGTCTCGGAACGCTATCGCGGAGCAGTGAGCGTAGGGACGCTGCGGAATTGGCGAGCGATGCGTGTCGGGCCGGCCTTCGTCAAAATCGGCAAAGCGGTTCTCTATCCGATTGATCAACTCGACGCCTGGGACAAGCGAAACATGGTGGCGTGCGTGCGTCTAGACGACTGA
- a CDS encoding alpha/beta fold hydrolase — translation MTFILIPGAWLGEWCWREVTRRLDEAGWQSIAITLPGLGERANLLNPDIGLDAHVSDVVSLLSDRALRNVTLVGHSYGGTVISAVAEQLPDRVSCLVFLDASIPQDGQSNNDVLGSEWADRIRATARETGDGWRVPPPSSLDVPDDINIWAAQKLTPHPLRSFEDPVRLRSPTAARIRRVFLRSSTHVPLYDRLMERARAAGWQCGDVPGGHYSMLTAPQAVAEAFGALMT, via the coding sequence GTGACCTTTATCCTCATCCCAGGTGCGTGGCTCGGCGAATGGTGCTGGCGCGAAGTGACACGCCGGCTGGACGAGGCGGGTTGGCAGTCGATCGCCATCACGCTGCCGGGCCTTGGCGAGCGGGCTAATCTGCTCAACCCTGATATTGGGCTTGATGCCCACGTTTCTGACGTCGTGTCGCTGTTGAGCGACAGGGCCCTCCGCAACGTCACGCTTGTTGGCCATAGCTACGGCGGCACTGTCATCAGCGCGGTTGCTGAACAGCTGCCCGATCGAGTGAGCTGCCTGGTTTTTCTCGACGCTTCTATCCCGCAGGATGGTCAGTCGAATAATGACGTGCTGGGGTCCGAATGGGCGGACCGTATTCGAGCCACGGCTCGCGAGACGGGCGACGGATGGCGCGTGCCGCCACCCTCATCTCTGGATGTGCCGGACGACATCAACATCTGGGCCGCTCAGAAGCTGACGCCGCATCCTCTGCGCTCTTTCGAGGATCCTGTACGGCTGCGATCCCCAACCGCCGCTCGTATTAGGCGTGTGTTCTTGCGATCGTCGACGCACGTCCCACTCTATGATCGACTCATGGAACGCGCGCGAGCCGCAGGCTGGCAATGCGGGGACGTGCCAGGCGGGCACTACTCGATGCTGACCGCCCCGCAAGCCGTCGCCGAAGCCTTTGGCGCGCTCATGACATAG
- a CDS encoding SDR family NAD(P)-dependent oxidoreductase has translation MTERSRSTTIRFDNQVAVVTGAGRGLGAAYAHLLANRGARVVVHDAGVAKDGSGFDPSVADGVARQIVDAGGSAVACHENLEEAIGCKRVIEFTMDTFGRLDVLIHNAGLVIFAPLEETTPQVWNRMVNLGVHAPFHLLQSAIPHMIRQAYGRVVLTTSGRALRVADNVPGLTGYAVGKMAQLGLMVGIAAETRDAGIRINAISPVAATRILRRHAPELKPELVAPGVIFLASPACDASGVVLSAAGGRFSGDQWSRAAGVDFGPEPIAPEMIAARWYDIVQQG, from the coding sequence GTGACGGAGCGTAGTCGTTCAACCACAATTCGCTTCGATAACCAGGTGGCTGTCGTCACCGGAGCGGGCCGCGGTCTAGGAGCTGCCTACGCGCATCTTCTTGCCAACCGTGGTGCGCGCGTCGTCGTCCATGATGCCGGCGTTGCTAAGGATGGCAGTGGCTTTGATCCCTCTGTGGCAGATGGCGTCGCGCGTCAGATTGTCGACGCGGGCGGCAGCGCAGTGGCCTGCCATGAGAACCTGGAGGAAGCCATTGGATGCAAGCGCGTCATCGAGTTTACGATGGACACCTTTGGTCGTCTCGACGTCCTGATTCACAATGCCGGGCTGGTAATCTTCGCACCCCTAGAGGAGACAACGCCGCAAGTCTGGAACCGAATGGTCAATCTTGGTGTGCACGCACCGTTCCATCTGCTCCAGTCGGCAATCCCTCATATGATCCGCCAAGCCTATGGACGCGTCGTGTTGACCACGTCGGGCCGCGCATTACGGGTCGCTGATAACGTGCCGGGGTTGACCGGCTATGCAGTCGGCAAGATGGCGCAACTTGGTCTGATGGTTGGCATCGCCGCCGAGACTCGGGATGCCGGCATCCGTATCAACGCGATCTCACCAGTTGCAGCAACGCGGATATTGCGTCGCCATGCGCCAGAACTCAAACCCGAGCTCGTTGCCCCTGGTGTTATCTTTCTGGCTTCGCCAGCTTGCGACGCGTCCGGCGTGGTTCTAAGTGCGGCGGGGGGACGGTTCTCGGGCGACCAGTGGAGCAGAGCCGCCGGCGTCGACTTCGGCCCTGAGCCAATAGCTCCGGAGATGATTGCGGCGCGCTGGTATGACATCGTCCAGCAAGGCTGA